ATCCATGTGTCTGTTACAATCACATCTGCACTCAAACATGCTTCCCTTGGATCATTGGTTAAATCAACTGAAGTCTTGttcttaaattaaaaagaaaagataatcTTTAGGTAACTGACACTGAGGCATATTATGCAAAATAACCAGGGATCCAGAATTACTGGAAACTGGAATGGGAACCCAGAACCAGATACTGCATTCAACTTGACTGTTAACTAAATTACCTCTTGAGCAAGGCCTTTAGtaaactgtgtgacttcactATCTGGTTCATATCCCTAATATATAAGGACAAACAGAGTTAAAACATAAGGGTACATGCATGTGGTGTGAAATGCAATAAAATCTTATCATACAATTTATAAATTAAATCTTCATACAACATTGGCCAACAAGTATTGCTACagaaggaaagaaacaaaccaaaaaaaaaagagaaaccaTCTACTCTACAAAATCTGAATAAACTCCAACTGTACAACAGTTGAAAGTAAACTGTAGATCAATATACCAAGAGCACTGTAtttacaaaatacaaaattattatatagtgaaattaagaaaacttcCTGCAGATAAGAAGACAACTTTTAGCCAACAAACTGTCCATGTTTGGTTGACTgacaattgaagggctctgggcaaaaaagtcctaactgacattttgcatttttttttcatttgtgctcaaaagtggctgacttcactttttgcatgtggcccaacattattaagaaaataagtgttctataatatttttggctggtttgttttttatttccaaaaattaacatatgcaataatgttgggtcacatgcaaaaagtcaatcacttttgagcacaaatttaaaaaacccaaaatgtgagttaggacgtttttgctcAGAGCCCTTCACTTATTATACCTGGATAAAGGGCTCTTGTCAGTTGCTGTTCTTCAAAATTACACATATACTGTAACAACAAAGTTGTAGCACATTTAAAGTAaacaaaaggtgaaaaaataatgccATAGCTTTACCAGGAAGTCCATACCTGCGGAGTTGCAATATTCAAATGCATTCCAAACTTGGGTGCAGCCATCATGAAGGAATGAATGATGTTATTTCCATCACCAACCCAAGCAACAGTGCGGCCATGAAGACTACCAAAATGCTCCTTGTGtattaaaataaagaattacTGGTATATGGTATTGACCTCCCTGCTAGACCTGAAtttgctcaggccctcagtACAAACCCTTTAAACACCTGGGCCCCGTTGTTCAAAGGCCTTTTATGCTAATCCTATGTTagtgtaaattttaattgctgttGATTTTCCGCTAAAAGAGGgcttgccacaaaattgtggcccaatgaGGTTATtgattacaaatttcttttccttaaaccttaatcttgggaaaatcctcctttaacggtaaagaaataacaattaaaatttttcactaatccaggattagcttaataatcaggctttgaacaactgcgCCCAGCTCTCACGCTTATCTATTGGTGATGTCACTTTTATTAACCCTAGATTACAAGTGTATGCTAATTTttcctaattattattaagttgGCTTGTTTACAGTTGATTAAAAACTACTGGTAATAGCAATTTGCTGTGAAGCAACCCTGATTTCCACATTCATAGATATAGCAAGAAAGTTTTTTATGCTTCACAAGTTCAATATTGCAAAAAGGttataaaaaggcaaaaaatcatgactaaattgaaaacacaaacaaacctGTAAGGTCATTAAATCAGCAAGGATCTGTATGGGATGGTACATTTCTGATAAGCCACTGATAGGTAGAAAAATAATCAGCAGCtttaatgacaataataattgcaggggtgcctggagaaaagccttaagtgacttctgataaattaccagattctccttccaaatttccttgtattcagttgtgaatgacgaggagaatttgacattgcatcagaagtcacttaaggccttattccacacaccccttcaattataattattgaaatgCTGGTACTTCAAAGGCTTTAATTTGCATTACAATAGGACAAGAGGGTTGCAACCATCATGATACACAATGAAGAGCTGCTTTCACCAACTAAATTTAgagaggcaaaaaaaaaacattagagGGAGGTGTAAGACGATATCTGGCTAAgtcttgtttttaaaatacCTTATCACTGGTATGGTGGCTGAATTAGCCATATCTTCTAGATCCTTCTGTTGGTACACCCTCGCCAGAATGAGGTCACAAAATCCTGAAAGTACTCTGcagaacaataatttaaaaataaaaaatctaTCAGAAATACTTGGAATACTTTACTATCTAAACCCCACAATAATGTTTCCACTGCATGTAATAACCTTCCAGTGTCCGTGGTAGATTCACTCACTCCAAGATGAAAATCACTATCTGTAAGGTAAACACTGTGGCCTCCAAGTAAAGCCAGCCCTGTCATttaaaagaagataaaataaGATGAATATCAGTTGCATGCCAAGAGTGCTTATTATACTAATACTaccaataataaaaatgatgatgataataataataattgtacaTTTACAAGCACACACATTCACTATCTGCTTCAGGCACTTCACAAAACTAAGAgactaaaacaaaatttgaaacaaactaaAACACACTAATATTCTAAAGAATTAGTTGCTATTTCAAAAAGATAGTTTCCTCTTAAGTATTAAAACTGCACTGGATTTTGTTATATCTAAGGGACTGGTCATTTATTACAGGGGGGGGGGTGAACTGGTGCAAATGGGGTGGTGCTCATATGCCTTTTTGTGTGCCTGAAAATAGGGGGCAGAATAAAATTGTGCAACCATTTCTGAGGGGCCATATATTTTTGTGCATTCCAATTTCCATTccataaaaaagaaaccacACTGAAGGAATCAACAACAAgtcaaatattattttattgtcacTACTAGATCTCAGAGGAGGGCTACTCACTATTTGCTTTAAATAGTTGGGTGAGTTTTATTTCAGTCATATTAAAACTGTTTCTGTGGTTGAGGACAGGTCATCTTATTTCATGTGCATGCAGCCGCAAAGGGTAGCCACATTATGTTATACAGCGGCAAGAACAGGCCAACAGGAAATTACTTATAGGAAAATTGAAATGCACCAGCCCACCCCCCCTCTAATAAATGACCGGTCCCTAAAGGAACAGTGTTCCAAAGCTTCAGGGTTCACAAAATAAAAGCCCTGTCACCATAGGTCTTAGTTCTGGAAGTTGGTTACATCATCAAGTCTTTACCAGCACTTATTTCTTACATACTTTTTCTCACATACCAGTTTCTGTCGATACACGTGTGCGTGTGCTTCGTTTTTGGAAAATAAGAGCAGCTGACTTTCCTTCTAAAAGGCGTACTGTCTAACAATCAAATCAAACCATGAATaaggtaaaaataaataaacactgGTTcattgatcaataattattgaaggtACTATTAGTTTCCAAATATGATTCATCATCATAATTAACATTAACTTTTGTTAcctctttgttgttttttattctttctttgaGATCAGCGGCAGTCCacagaaaatatttgatttcatCGCTGTTGAAGTCTTTGAGGGTGAGAAGGTCCCGGCCAATAACAGACGGGAAACCATGGCTATGTATGCATCAAATGGAGAGAagctaatattattgttttcagggTTTTATGCATAATCACTCATGAATAATGTCACTTCCCATTGAACTTCAGGTAGTACCACCAACTGACATCTTTAGGAGGCAACAAATAAGAAATATGACTAAAAATGATGGAAATTATACCTTGCAAACATCTACATGATTACAATGATAGAAACTTGGGGTTAgggaaaaataacaaaacatcTAGGAAAATTATcaataaatagataaataaatattaatttttaataactaaaattaattacagCATTATTAAAATAGTCTAAcctgagaaaataaaagagaattatcccttaatagtaataattacttTAAGCAGCCCTAACCAGCACCGATGAGttgtttaatttcttctttttcctgaTTCGAATTTTCTTACTGATTctttggaataaaaaaatattatgcaTCGAAATCTTGTTAACAGCCTACCCTCCGCTCTTGTGTCGTTTGAAAGAAAGCAGCACTCCTGTGCTATGACAACCAGAAAGATAGTTGACCCCTTCGGAAACACATCGAAAAGAGCAGCTACCGGTAATACGGCGATATCCCCGAAACAGACCCCTTGCCACGTTACTAAACTGCATCTTGAACTTTCCGAGTTTCTCCGAACAATTGccgatgattttttttctgcaactGAAGCGGCACACTTGTTGGTCAGCAAAGCTATGCTTTTGACAGTGGATAGGTGGTGTACGATGACACGTAATGTACCGTAGAATTGGCAAGCTCTGGAGGCTGACCCCTGgaggggtactgccatatatggacTATCTAGGTGCCGCTGTGCAAGGTACGGTTTTCAAACAGTTTACCCTATGATAGTCTACGTAAATCAGAGTCTATTATAAGGTATCATTTTCACCAAACTGACCAGTAgcttgaagattttatctagactaagcAAACCAGTAATTGCCattcaaaaatataaaaaaatcaaattcacTACTTGCACAATCCCACGAAGCAATATTTTTTGGGGCTggttatttgcatttaaacaATGGATATCCAGTTCCCATAAGCATGATACAGTCCCAAGAGTAAGCaacttgtattgtttttatgtaaCGAACCTCCCAAACCGTATTGTATTATCGGATTGTGCAGGTAGTGAATGggcaaagttttaattttttatttaactcAGCCTCAACAGTGTCGATAGATGGCTATCATTAAACAGTACTGCAAGTTATTGACCGTCAAAAGTCGAGATTCAGACGGAAATCGGTGGTTTTAATACTGGTTAACACACAGTTAGTAACTATGGTTACTATGGTTAACAttagaaaatttattgttCGTGATAATGCGTACGTGCTTGCTTGGCATTGCTCAGCATGTAACCTACAGTTTGAACACGGGGTTGATAATCGAAAATCCGTGTCCAAAATTAGGACTCTCTTAGGATTGTTCTTTGTGACTACAAGAAAGAAGGTGGATTGTTCTTTTTACTACGAGACAGAAGGTGGATTTAGTTAAATATCTAATGATACAAACAAGCGAAAGGAATTGGACACAAAGTTTCGATGACTCGATGACATGGAGCCATCGAAACGTTGTGTTCAATTCTTTGcgtttgtttttatcattagAAGGAAGGTGGACTCTTTTATAGTGTAGTAAAACTCAGCTGAACTAGCTCTGGTacaggctaagggttccactGTCCAAgtggcacatccccacccataTATTCCTAAAGTAACCCCCGGGGAGGCTGAGATTTCTTTCCCTCCCTGCCTTTTTGAGGCTGAAATTAGTTCGGGGatcgactggtatctgaaatTCAGCTCACAGTAAAAAGCTCCACGTctgaaaattgcaccaaaaaacGTGCCGCACCTGCCGCACGATAATTTTTCccgttcaaccaatcaaatcattgatttgtgggaTCGTCGATGCCGAcgccgtcgtcatttcttaactAGCCATTGCCTACGCTGCGGTGGCTTGGAGGCGTGTTGAAGGCCGCGAATATCCTGGGCACGAGGTTGAGGAAAAGTCAGGCTATAATTTTTTAGCCATTCTTCTAGTGGTTTCttgacaggtttttttttttataatatgaaaaaataaatgaaataaaaaaaagaaaataaagaagttTTTACATGACAGTTCCAGTGCACCACGCTTGgaattttagtttattttctcttattAATAATCATATGCACTGAGACCTTCACACGTACATTTCACTATATTATGAACTCACCTaaagtttttttatttgaatttgagaATGGTGGCATGAAGCCGTCGAAACGTTATTCTTTTATATCGCTGCTCTTTATTCTCACGGTATTCGATCAACACTCTTTTCCTTTACTGCTAGAGAAGGCAGAAGGGCAGTTCTGGCTGGTCTTAGGATCATCTATTTGCTTTTCAGAAGACAAGAAAGGACACCAGGGCTTTACCATAATTTCACCGACACAAGCCACGCGAGTCAACCCCAGTCTCGCTATTATGTTTGCGGGGTTACTATTGAAATATGGCGCTGGGAATTTGCTCTCTTTACCTACTGGCTTTGTGATTGCTCTGCTTGTCTAGAGCGCCTTCCACAGAAGTCAGGGCGCATTACTCTAACCTCTTCTTTATGGATGATTTAGAAAGAACTCAGCAGTCGCTTAACCTGTTGTGATATTTGGTAGTTGGATCACTCACGGTTTCTGGTAAACCACTCTATATAGCCTCGTTAAAAATCGTCTCGATGACATAGGTACTCAATCTGCAACGAGGACGTGACTCGTTTAAAAAAACGTACCTCGCTCTTAAAATTAGACTCGTTCCAAAAAACGAGACTCGTcgaaaaaacaatgcaagGGAGGCACGAAAAACGGGGAATGTTCGATAAACGAGACCTCGCTAGAAAACAAGACTCGTTCGGAAAACGAGACTGGTTTGGAAAGACTCTTTTGGGAAACAAAACTCAACTAGTTTTCTTGAACTGAACAAAAATTGAGCTAAACTTGCTAAAGGGagtctttttgaaaaaaacgtCGCGCTTGGCTGTTCGAACAAGGTTGGTGTGGAGCAACCGGTGTGTGTTTAACactgttttctttccaaacTCGGTGCCAACGCCATATTGCAATGCGTCTGTGTCGAGTCTTAATGCGTGTTTCTCATACGAATGACGGCGTACCACATAGAGGACAAAACGACTTCACATGTGACTGAGTGTGAGagagcgcatgcgtaaattaCAAAATGTACAATGTTTCAAGGTGCTCGATCCCAGGGTCTACGCGGCTTTTCCCCTTAGAGGGGAAAGCCATTATGTCACTATGTCATACGATCTGCCTTAGTAGTGATATCCGTTGGTCCGACTTCGGGTAGATCTTGCCTGTTTATATTTTGAAACTCAAAGCACCTCAAGCAAGCCAAACACGAAAGGCAACAAGAGGAAGCAAACCAACCAGCAACGAAGTGGACAGATATCTACCAAATCTACGGTGCATCATATGTATCCATACACCAAGTAGCACTACACCTTGGAGACAAAATGGCTTCGGACGACGATGATGTGCCAGGTTTGTTTACCTTGattgtttttcatcatattaCTGGAATAGACCTTTTTCTTGTGAAATCATTAAAGGCATGGTAAGATATGAAGGTATACATCAGATGTTTCAACCaaatttgtacattttctGCTTGTTATTGCAGATTCTGGTGCAGTGTTTACCTTTGGGAAAAGTCGTTTCTTGGACGACAAGTTCTGGATACGCGACGATGCGGTTGTACACCTTGCCTGTGGAGACGAGCATTCTGCTGTAGTTACAGGTAAAATTGTATGTTGAAAAATTTTTGTGCTCTTACGGAAACAGGTGAAGTATGAGCCCGTTTATTTGTAATCTTTAATTATGAATTGACAACTTGTTACTGAAATCTATTTACTTGATCAGGGATAACAGATTTTTggtcaaattgaaatttgaatgtAATATCTTTACTTTCCGCGCCCCCAACAAATTGTTGTAAACCATTATGGTTTACGTGGTAATGGGATTTGGTCACTTAATCCTTTAGGACTGCTAGTTTTTATTCATATCATGTTGCAAGACGGTCGCTCTCAGGACTAGTTATTTTTAAGACTTGGCTTATGATTGTAAATTGATTAATAATGTATTACTATTATGTATTGTATGGAATAAGATCCTTTCAGTGAACCaaattacacatttttcatGGAACATATTACCTTTGTTCCTGAACCACTCATTTATTCCAGCTTACAATGTAGTGTCTTAATGAATAACCTATTATCTGCTTGTGGTgataatgaatttttttttcacagaaagTGGAAAACTTTACACATTTGGGAGCAATGATTGGGGTCAGCTTGGTCATGGGAATACAGTTCAACTTTCTCGTCCTAAGCTTGTAAAACGTAAGTGGttaatgcaaacaaaaaataaaaaaaaacatttccttcCTTTGCACAAGGTGTTGTTGTggttttaaatgaaatatttattattggcAGTGTGAAAATGGCATTGAAACGGGACCGCAGCAGTTGCCTAGAACCAGCAATTTctcataaatattttaaatatatgGGATAGCATATTATGCATAATGGTTTTATCTATTGAGTAGGCTTTTATATCTGGGTCCAAATATCCAGAAGGTTGATAAATAGCTTGATTTTGTAGAAAATGAGGGTGGCAATGAAACTTTTATAGAGACTGAGTATGTAATGCATGATGGTACAAATAAAATCAACTAAATGGTAAATGATGCAATTTatggtaaataattattgcactgTAATCATAAATGATGCAGTGAATAGATTTCTCACAATATCCCATTTGAGGTGCattcattttgcatttttccccattttgcaaattttataGTACTGAGTTTTCTTTccccaaaagaaaacattgcatgttttcttttctgtcttCATCCTATTTTCcttgttattttattgttatatttaTATGCTGGTTTGATTTTAACCCAGTTTGATTCTCAGttttatataaaaataaaaaaaaaaaaacattgttaaatattaaatgaTATTAATTATAGTTATGCTAAGGAGCACAAGCAATCAGAATCACTGTAACctaagtttttattttgaccTGAATTGTGAAATAGGTCATTACATTTTTGGTAACTTCAAGGTAGTTGTCATGTGTTGCTAAATTTGGTATCTAGAATAGCAAAATTTAACTTAGACCAGGATCTTCTTGTTAACCATTCTATTTCATACTTTTCATCTGCAagatttggtttttacaccttCGTAGGTTCTAACATGGAGCAGATTGGACtaaatttgttgttattgtaagACTCAGTGGCGGGTCATGCAATAAGAGGAATGATAACCTCTTgttaaaaatgtaactttataacagaggaaatcaaattttaaagaaatgaaatgttggGTTTGGGTGACACTGAATGAGTCAGTGAATGGACTTGAGGAAACACTTGTGGAAGGCAAGTTCTCCTTGCTCTCCAATTATTTAGTTTTTGGCTATTAAGTCACTGCATTGGAAAGCAATATAGTACTGTGTGTGATCTGTAGTATTAATTTATTGAAtgcagaatttttttcaaagactgaaattacattttcctcAATAGTTCTAAAGCCAGATAAAGTAAAACTAGTTGCTGCTGGTAGGAATCATACAATTGTGTCAACAGGTAAGTGGTAAGTAAGCATTACTTATCTTCAGTTGCTGTTCACATTAGAAGACATAATTTcacagaaaaaataatatgcatttttttatgTATTGAATGAGAAGTActtctttattttctcattGGATCATAGAATCAAGAAACCTATTCAGTTTTGGTTGTGGAAGTGAGGGTCAGTTGGGGCATGGTGACTGTAAGGTAATTAATAACTGTTTACtcaaaaaacaatgatgttTCATGCGAAAAGTGATGTTGAACCAGATACAGTAAAACCTTCATTATCCAGACTTGTGTGGACCGGGCTGAATTGTCTGGATAATTTAGACCCCAGataatgtaaaaataatatgAATAATGACGAGCCAagaacaaaactgaataacTTAGAGAATTGTAAGTTAAGTTTcattaccgtatttacctgtgtataatGCGCGCCCATGTATAATATGCACCCCTATTTTTGGACtgcacttttaaaaaaaaaaaaaggaagcagaaAACAGAGGAAGTGGTTAGGAAAAAATAGCATAAAGACATCATGATTTGGAAACACTCCAAAAACGACGACTTGATCATCTCTTCAGAAATGTCACTCGATGCACTGGCCATGAAATGATCAGTCCTTCCAAAGGACTCTTTTGGTGATCAGCCACTGTAAAATCATGGATACCATCTGCTATCCACTGCATCCAGCTCTTTAATTACTCAAGGAACACTGTGGGTTAGAGAACTGAGGTCAATCTGCGAGGAATTAGAGCTAGAATGGAGTTTGTAGccatttttatgctttgttCATCAGTTGTTTGTCTAAAGAGAAAGGGTAATTTTAAGTGGATCgaaattgttatttctttattggtTCTGTCTTtaacttttcaattaaaagaaaatgattgtGTTTGGGCAAATTTTGtgaatttattttcatgttAATGAGGGATGCGAGTCTAAAACAACGAATTTCATTTGTGATACGCATCTCAATTTTCGGAGCTTTTTCAGCGGGAAAAAAGTGCGCattatacacaggtaaatacaGTAACAGAGCAAATCTGAGCCAATCGGATCTCAGTGAAATGCACTGTATTAGTTATGGTGCGAGTGCATGAGCATGAAACACATATAGATTTTATAGACTTGAAtgcaaacactgaaaactgTTCCGAAATGACCAAGGGAATGTTCTCTTGCTCATAGAATTCTAATGTGCCTAAAGCAATAGAATCCTTGTCTGACCAATTATTCAAGATGATTGCTTGTGGATCAGAGTTTTCTGCTGTAATAACTGGTAAGTATTCACATCTTTGTATGTATGGCAGCCTTCTTTAGTGTTTCATTGCATGGCAGCATTGCAGCACAAGATTTGTAAAATGTATATTACACTTTGTTATTTTCTATCAAATGCATTCTAACCTTGAAGAAGTCTAATTATTATCCAGTTTCAAGAGTGAAGGCATAATATAGGTTCTGTTGTCAGTGACCAACATTTCCACAATCTGAGCTGAGGCTATCTTTGCAGTCAAGTAATAACTTCCTCTTAACTCAAGATGGTTTAGCCTGATGCACCCTAAAGGTGTTGGATCTAGTATTTAGGGACTTCAAGTAATTTACAATCATTTCTATTTACAATGTAATGAACAGAGCAAGGACAGCTGTACACGTGGGGATCAAGCAGTGAGGGACAAACCAGTCACGGTGATAAAGACTGTGATGTGCCGACCAAAGTACAGCTAAGGTTCAAAGCAGTGGCAGTGGCTTGTGGTTATTATCATATGGCTGTAGTTTCTGGTAAGATTCTTACTTTCAGTTGTTAGTGGTAAATTAAGTCTGTTTTGAAATGTGATATGTATCCTTCCCtgaaagtaataattttgtcTAGTTTCTGTGCATGGTCTAGCATTGTTGGAAATGATGTGTTTTATTCAAAGTGGCAAGTTGGAAACATTGCTGTTACTTTTGTGGACAGTAGTAATTTAACCTGAGTCAAGTGCAAATCTCTTCTTACTTTAACCTACTAAAGGGGTTCctcattgatgagtaaaatcgtcaggaaaaaaaaaatcgtcaGGCGTTACACAGAGTAAAAACTACAGTATAATTAAGTGTCAATGGCACTTAttggagtgaaagggttataAATGTGTTTCCAATCAATTATCAAtcaattattatcaattatGAAAGGGTTATAAATGTGTTTccaatcattattattattaatcaattattatattattccAATTATGcttgttgtttatttcactattattattttttttgcacaaatatATTCCTTTGTGGAAGTGTTTGTGCTCACTGTAATAATCAAAAGCTCTATAGCAGTGCCTTGCTTCTGTTGTAAATAGAGCAGGATGGAATCTTCAGGGACCCATTTTGGGCAGCCTTTATTGTGAGGAGTGTGATATCATTGGTACTGTAACTAAGCCTTGTCAATTTACTTCAATCTAGAGGATGGGTC
This sequence is a window from Acropora palmata chromosome 6, jaAcrPala1.3, whole genome shotgun sequence. Protein-coding genes within it:
- the LOC141884278 gene encoding ornithine transcarbamylase, mitochondrial-like; the encoded protein is MQFSNVARGLFRGYRRITGSCSFRCVSEGVNYLSGCHSTGVLLSFKRHKSGGHGFPSVIGRDLLTLKDFNSDEIKYFLWTAADLKERIKNNKETVRLLEGKSAALIFQKRSTRTRVSTETGLALLGGHSVYLTDSDFHLGVSESTTDTGRVLSGFCDLILARVYQQKDLEDMANSATIPVISGLSEMYHPIQILADLMTLQEHFGSLHGRTVAWVGDGNNIIHSFMMAAPKFGMHLNIATPQGYEPDSEVTQFTKGLAQENKTSVDLTNDPREACLSADVIVTDTWISMGQEEEKAARLKSFAGYQVDHELMSLAKKEAVFLHCLPRKPEEVTDEVFESEQSLVWQEAENRKWTVMAVMTCLMQDYNPIHPMPNF